From the Sphingomonas aliaeris genome, one window contains:
- a CDS encoding FadR/GntR family transcriptional regulator — protein MASEASFGRFTEGTLSSHDQVARTLGVEILGGLYKPGEKLPVEADMLARFGVSRTVLREAFKTLTAKGLIVSKTRVGTVVLDSAHWNFFDAAVLGWKVSQGFDIAFVRDLADVRRAIEAAAAAAAAKRCSPEDIAELRRCLARMDAATASASDFALADLDFHKTVGRASGNVLMRSLAAVVETALLASFRMSSPVREAEEHAASVAGHRRIIDAIEAGDADEAATAMRDIIGHGLSRIERGATSS, from the coding sequence ATGGCGAGCGAAGCCAGTTTCGGCAGATTTACCGAGGGCACGCTGTCGAGCCACGATCAGGTGGCGCGGACGCTTGGCGTGGAAATCCTCGGCGGGCTCTACAAGCCGGGCGAGAAATTGCCGGTCGAAGCCGACATGCTCGCGCGCTTCGGCGTGTCCCGCACTGTGCTTCGCGAGGCGTTCAAGACGCTGACGGCCAAGGGCCTGATCGTATCCAAAACGCGCGTGGGGACAGTGGTGCTCGACAGCGCGCACTGGAATTTTTTCGATGCCGCCGTGCTTGGTTGGAAAGTCAGCCAGGGATTCGACATCGCTTTCGTCCGAGATCTCGCGGACGTCCGCCGCGCGATCGAAGCGGCCGCCGCAGCTGCTGCGGCTAAAAGATGCTCGCCCGAGGACATTGCGGAACTTCGCCGCTGTCTTGCGCGCATGGACGCCGCGACGGCGAGCGCCAGCGATTTCGCTTTGGCCGATCTCGATTTCCACAAGACCGTCGGGCGTGCGTCGGGCAACGTATTGATGCGGTCGCTGGCCGCGGTGGTCGAGACCGCGTTGCTTGCGTCTTTCCGGATGAGTTCGCCTGTCCGCGAGGCCGAGGAGCATGCCGCCAGCGTCGCCGGCCATCGCCGTATCATCGACGCAATCGAAGCTGGGGACGCGGACGAAGCCGCCACCGCCATGCGGGACATCATCGGACACGGCCTGTCCCGCATAGAGCGGGGCGCGACATCCTCCTGA
- a CDS encoding beta-L-arabinofuranosidase domain-containing protein translates to MSGVSKAALTRRELFHCTACATAAGAITAIPFASAATAGLQGKEVVREFPYGKVRLTGGVIKQHYDQIHAHYLALDNDRLLKVFRQNAGLPAPGPDMGGWYDADGFVPGLAFGQYVSGLARIGAATGDTAVHQKVAALVDGFGKAMLAAKNPYAGPKAQEQWAAYVMDKYVVGLIDAYQLSGVTQAKALLPKIIDKCMPYISPVSRDRIGKTEPPYDETYVLPENLFHVADITGDDKYRAMAVHYMLDKEWFDPLAAGKDVLPSKHAYSHTIALSSGGQAYLHLGDPKYRAALQNAWKFMEPQRFASGGWGPEEQFVELHKGHLADSLKTSKAHFETPCGSFADMKLARYLIRFTGEPVYGDGLERTVFNTILSTRMPDSDGNYPYYSNYGPDADKLYYQKKWPCCSGTLVQGVADYVLNLYFHDDDALMVNMYAPSEVTWDRPGGAVEIVQETEYPAQDSVRLTVRKPGNGRFAMKLRVPAWAAGASVAVNGRKQAATAGQLAVLNRMWKAGDTIELILPQALRTVAIDDRNPTFAAMMRGGIMYVGLNPWDGIERQTVALPGAVRPVPGADQAYRAKVGGRDLVFVPYFTVQTERYNTYFKIA, encoded by the coding sequence ATGTCTGGCGTATCAAAGGCCGCGCTGACGCGCCGCGAACTTTTCCATTGCACCGCCTGCGCCACTGCCGCGGGTGCGATCACCGCCATTCCCTTTGCCAGCGCCGCGACGGCCGGGCTGCAAGGCAAGGAGGTCGTTCGCGAATTCCCCTACGGTAAGGTCCGGCTGACCGGAGGCGTAATCAAGCAGCATTACGACCAAATCCATGCGCATTATCTCGCGCTCGACAACGATCGCTTGCTGAAGGTCTTTCGCCAGAATGCGGGGCTTCCCGCCCCGGGCCCGGACATGGGCGGCTGGTACGATGCCGACGGCTTCGTTCCAGGCCTGGCGTTCGGTCAATATGTCTCCGGCCTCGCGCGCATCGGCGCAGCGACCGGCGACACGGCGGTTCATCAGAAAGTGGCGGCGTTGGTCGACGGCTTCGGCAAGGCGATGCTGGCGGCCAAGAACCCCTATGCCGGACCCAAGGCGCAGGAGCAGTGGGCGGCCTATGTGATGGATAAATACGTCGTTGGATTGATCGACGCCTATCAGTTGAGCGGTGTGACGCAGGCCAAGGCGCTACTGCCGAAGATCATCGACAAGTGCATGCCCTATATCTCGCCGGTCTCGCGCGATCGCATCGGCAAGACCGAGCCGCCCTATGACGAAACCTATGTGCTGCCGGAAAACCTGTTCCACGTCGCAGACATTACTGGCGATGATAAATACCGCGCGATGGCGGTGCATTACATGCTCGACAAGGAATGGTTCGATCCTCTCGCCGCCGGCAAGGACGTGCTGCCGAGCAAGCATGCTTATAGCCACACGATCGCCCTCAGTTCGGGTGGCCAGGCGTATCTGCATCTCGGCGATCCGAAGTATCGCGCCGCGCTGCAAAACGCGTGGAAGTTCATGGAGCCGCAGCGTTTCGCCAGTGGGGGATGGGGTCCGGAGGAGCAGTTCGTCGAACTGCACAAGGGGCATCTCGCCGACAGCCTGAAGACGTCCAAGGCGCATTTCGAGACACCGTGCGGCAGTTTCGCCGATATGAAGCTGGCCCGGTATCTGATCCGGTTCACCGGTGAGCCGGTCTATGGCGACGGTCTGGAACGCACTGTGTTCAACACGATCCTGTCGACCCGCATGCCCGACAGCGACGGCAATTATCCGTATTACTCCAATTATGGGCCGGACGCCGACAAGCTGTATTACCAGAAAAAGTGGCCATGCTGCTCGGGCACCTTGGTGCAGGGCGTGGCGGATTACGTGCTCAATCTGTATTTCCATGACGACGATGCGCTGATGGTCAACATGTACGCGCCCTCTGAAGTGACTTGGGATCGCCCCGGTGGCGCAGTCGAGATCGTGCAGGAAACCGAATATCCGGCACAGGACAGCGTACGGTTGACCGTGCGCAAGCCGGGCAACGGACGTTTCGCGATGAAGCTGCGCGTTCCCGCCTGGGCTGCCGGCGCAAGCGTGGCGGTCAACGGCCGCAAACAGGCCGCGACCGCCGGCCAGCTCGCGGTGTTGAACCGGATGTGGAAGGCGGGGGACACGATCGAACTGATCCTGCCGCAAGCGTTGCGAACCGTTGCGATCGACGACCGCAACCCGACTTTCGCGGCGATGATGCGCGGTGGCATTATGTATGTCGGGCTTAATCCCTGGGATGGAATCGAACGCCAGACGGTCGCCTTGCCTGGCGCGGTGCGGCCGGTGCCGGGTGCCGATCAGGCATACCGGGCCAAGGTCGGCGGGCGTGATCTGGTGTTCGTGCCGTATTTCACGGTGCAGACCGAACGCTACAACACCTATTTCAAGATCGCCTGA
- a CDS encoding ThuA domain-containing protein — protein sequence MTGALIKKGSDMWRIRLEWMIAGIALAFAMILGSSNAAASAPDCPLRDQPFSVDSPLLDLWLSPAATQILDDQAPAVFVGASDMLRNRDVPAFAAIITARMVARKKLSAEQVDRLDRSLRALPVTPSDRRARCARYDETPLNTRPVRGRPAVLVFQKIVGFRDGPSVDAAEQALRAMAKRRGWSIVVTDRGGAMTAATLSRFDTVIWNNVSGDVLTIRQRAAFRTYIENGGGFVGIHGAGGDLAYFWDWYADELIGTRFRGHPTQPSFQTARIDVADPDAAITQGLGSGWTMNDEWYSFVTNPRETKSTILLTLDEQTYSPKGGGEDISMGDHPIAWTRCVRDGRAFFSAMGHRPETYADPSHNRLLEQGILWSIGRSGRGCRAGQAIDMFRDHR from the coding sequence GTGACCGGCGCACTGATCAAGAAAGGAAGCGATATGTGGAGAATCCGGCTTGAGTGGATGATCGCCGGTATCGCGCTGGCGTTCGCGATGATCCTGGGGAGTTCGAATGCCGCCGCTTCGGCTCCCGATTGCCCGTTGCGAGACCAACCGTTTTCGGTCGATTCTCCGCTGCTCGACCTCTGGCTCAGTCCCGCCGCTACGCAGATCCTCGACGATCAGGCGCCGGCCGTGTTCGTCGGGGCATCGGACATGCTGCGCAACCGCGACGTCCCGGCCTTCGCCGCGATCATCACGGCCCGGATGGTCGCCAGGAAGAAACTTTCGGCCGAGCAGGTCGACCGGCTGGATCGGTCGCTCCGCGCGTTACCGGTCACGCCGTCCGACAGGCGCGCGCGCTGCGCCCGCTATGATGAGACGCCGCTGAATACCCGCCCCGTTCGCGGTCGCCCGGCCGTTCTCGTTTTCCAGAAAATCGTCGGATTCCGGGACGGGCCGTCGGTCGACGCCGCGGAACAGGCCTTGCGCGCGATGGCCAAGCGGCGGGGATGGAGCATCGTGGTGACCGACCGTGGCGGCGCCATGACGGCGGCCACGCTGTCGCGGTTCGATACCGTCATCTGGAACAACGTCAGTGGCGACGTGCTGACGATACGCCAGCGCGCCGCGTTCCGGACCTATATCGAAAACGGCGGCGGCTTTGTCGGGATCCATGGGGCCGGCGGCGACCTCGCCTATTTCTGGGACTGGTATGCGGACGAGCTGATCGGCACGCGCTTTCGCGGGCACCCCACCCAGCCCTCCTTTCAAACCGCACGGATCGACGTCGCAGATCCCGATGCTGCCATCACGCAGGGGCTGGGCAGCGGCTGGACGATGAACGACGAATGGTATTCGTTCGTCACCAATCCTCGCGAGACGAAATCGACGATCCTGCTGACGCTCGACGAGCAGACATATTCCCCCAAGGGCGGCGGCGAAGATATCTCGATGGGCGACCATCCGATCGCGTGGACCCGGTGTGTACGCGACGGGCGCGCTTTCTTTTCGGCGATGGGTCACCGACCGGAAACCTATGCCGACCCCTCGCATAATCGGCTGCTCGAACAAGGCATCCTATGGTCGATCGGCCGTTCCGGACGCGGATGTCGCGCCGGACAGGCGATCGACATGTTCCGCGACCACCGATGA
- a CDS encoding extracellular solute-binding protein: protein MRGMTWDHPRGFDPLVAASDQWERMTGQAIQWDRRSLQDFETYPVEDLARNYDLIVIDHPHVGQIADTGALVALDSLIDADALGEIAAGSVGGSFESYQWKGHQWALPIDAAAQVQAWMPGRIAGPLARWEEVMALAENGRVAVPLRPPHSLMSLFTLCGMTGVSLDPDDVDLFPPDAALAYQLLERLAARLDPIAYGSDPIAMLEDMARPDSVLAVAPLIYGYVSYAQDGFRTNTIRFADLPALEDGPCGSALGGTGIAVSAFGRQPEEAARFAAWIASGAVQRDLVASEGGQPAHAIAWDADATNATTHDFYRATRATLDRAWLRPRHRGYMDFQHQASERLNAALQAREPAASALAALNALYRASH, encoded by the coding sequence ATGCGGGGCATGACGTGGGATCATCCACGGGGATTCGATCCATTGGTGGCCGCTTCCGACCAGTGGGAGCGTATGACGGGGCAAGCGATCCAGTGGGACCGCCGATCGCTGCAGGATTTCGAGACGTACCCGGTCGAAGACCTTGCGAGGAATTATGACTTGATCGTGATCGATCATCCGCATGTCGGGCAGATCGCCGACACGGGGGCCCTTGTCGCGCTGGACAGTCTGATCGATGCCGATGCGCTTGGCGAAATCGCCGCCGGGTCGGTCGGTGGATCCTTTGAGAGCTATCAATGGAAAGGACACCAATGGGCGCTGCCGATCGACGCGGCGGCGCAGGTGCAGGCCTGGATGCCAGGCCGGATCGCCGGTCCGCTGGCGCGCTGGGAAGAGGTCATGGCGCTTGCCGAGAACGGACGGGTAGCAGTTCCCCTGCGGCCGCCGCACAGCCTGATGAGCCTGTTCACGCTGTGCGGGATGACCGGCGTCTCGCTCGATCCCGACGACGTCGACCTTTTTCCCCCCGACGCAGCCCTGGCGTATCAATTGCTCGAACGGCTTGCCGCACGCCTCGACCCTATCGCGTATGGATCGGACCCGATCGCGATGCTGGAAGACATGGCGCGGCCCGATAGCGTTTTGGCGGTGGCCCCGCTGATTTACGGTTACGTCAGCTACGCGCAGGACGGGTTCCGAACGAATACGATCCGTTTTGCGGATCTGCCTGCGCTGGAAGATGGGCCGTGCGGCTCCGCTTTGGGTGGGACGGGAATAGCCGTATCCGCATTTGGTCGACAGCCGGAGGAAGCCGCCCGGTTTGCTGCCTGGATCGCCAGCGGCGCGGTGCAGCGCGATCTGGTCGCGAGCGAAGGCGGGCAGCCCGCACACGCCATTGCCTGGGACGCGGACGCCACCAATGCCACGACGCACGATTTCTATCGCGCGACCCGCGCCACGCTCGACCGCGCATGGCTGCGACCGCGCCACCGAGGCTATATGGATTTCCAGCACCAGGCGTCCGAACGTTTGAACGCGGCATTGCAGGCCCGCGAGCCCGCCGCATCGGCACTAGCCGCACTGAATGCGCTGTATCGCGCCAGCCACTGA
- a CDS encoding glycosyl hydrolase encodes MSRHARALLASTILLTLATAARADQPEPVVPDENTFRTPPAEARPKTLYFWMNGNVTREGIDADLVAMRDAGLSGLLAFDGSSDIPKGPVDYLSPQWLDLMTHMMKRGGELGLTVAMQNAPGWSSSGGPWISPAQAMQQIVWTETTLDGGRRITTRLPQPYTKLDYYRDAIVVAFPASAGDESRWRDTVASMRIGTKPVDAGTLTDRNLHSTMSIAPDAPLLIATNAPFAAQAVTLYAEKDQPSFSAKIEASEDGQTWRTVTRVTVGAERGIEAPGTANFPSLSARYFRVTPSTKAKLAEALFYGTPRIADWDAKAEHNFHGAMAASAKEPVVPPADAIDPARIIDLTGKVAADGTLDWRAPEGRWTILRLGHTPTGKLNVAASDSGRGLEVDKFSVAAVDHQFQNSIARVIAAAAPQARKAFTRVEIDSYEAGLQNWSEGVPAAFAKRNGYALTKFAPALAGRVVGDTDRSDRFLFDFRRTLADLMADNYYGEMERKVRAAGLEFTVEGYGPGPFDELQVSGRVQYPMTEFWTRTPWTDNRSVKMVSSAAHVYGKDLVAAEAFTGEAQTSRWSDYPYALKALGDLMFSQGVNRLYFHRYAMQPNPKAAPGMTMGPWGINLDASNTWFKSARPWLDTLSRSQYLLGLGHHAADVLYFVGEDSPNQAEYLRPDISPDSNPRIGTHFTPAMPAGYQYDFVNAEVLNTVEVKDGRIVLPNGASYRLLVLPDGLSGMTPELAARLRDLVARGMVMLGERPQKSLSLTGGAKGESAYRDSVAALWGDGTATRSVGRGKVYPTGTIAGVLGDLGAGPDADCQTATPDGQVVWHHRTLPDGDMYFVANRQRRAESVTCSFRVAGKAPELWNPESGTVSSPALYDTPAGRTRVSFALDASGSTFVMLRKPAGPAATWVARNGVKFADVQAVAAPAPAAPSDSFTLSVWAKPDVDLRLMPSEKVDGRINETGKFYLVPARSGLDTHGADTAVAGLAVGRNGAYVIERTSPDVAPAVLVSHTPIAGWTHFALVYDRGTPRLYINGKLDRTGLKSGRSVFAGGSDAPPATGVTYFFEGDNGPLTTLPRILSTAEIAALAAKGPPAPEIAVQPAVVTGNGDAMKALAFESGRYSLSTGATFAATVPAPLTIAGGWSVAFEPGRGAPASATLPALASLSHNADPGIRYFAGTATYTRKIVVPASAFAPGRRTFVDLGRVEVIAKVSINGRDLGTVWKAPFRIDITDAIRPGANHIEVAVTSLWPNRLIGDAQQPDPYPRVDSEWPVGERFAPDGKRREIMARKLVELPEWYRSGKPKPKDGRVGFSTWTFFQKDEALLDSGLLGPVRLVFADEIPIAKGADRP; translated from the coding sequence ATGAGCCGCCACGCACGCGCCCTTTTGGCCAGCACTATTCTTCTGACGCTGGCTACGGCAGCCCGCGCCGACCAGCCGGAACCGGTCGTGCCGGACGAAAACACCTTCCGCACTCCGCCGGCGGAGGCGCGCCCCAAGACGCTGTATTTCTGGATGAACGGTAACGTCACGCGCGAGGGGATCGACGCCGATCTGGTGGCGATGCGCGATGCCGGACTGAGCGGCCTGCTCGCTTTCGACGGCAGCAGCGACATTCCCAAGGGTCCGGTCGATTATCTCAGCCCGCAATGGCTCGACCTGATGACGCATATGATGAAGCGTGGCGGCGAACTGGGTCTGACGGTCGCGATGCAGAACGCACCTGGCTGGTCTTCCAGCGGCGGCCCGTGGATCAGCCCTGCGCAGGCCATGCAACAGATCGTCTGGACCGAGACGACGCTGGACGGCGGACGCCGCATCACGACCCGCTTGCCGCAACCCTATACCAAGCTGGATTACTACCGCGACGCGATCGTCGTCGCCTTCCCCGCATCGGCCGGCGACGAGAGCCGATGGCGCGACACCGTCGCGTCGATGCGGATCGGTACGAAGCCGGTCGATGCGGGGACGTTGACCGACCGGAACCTGCACTCGACGATGTCGATCGCGCCAGATGCGCCGTTGCTCATCGCCACGAACGCGCCCTTCGCTGCACAGGCGGTGACGTTATATGCCGAGAAGGATCAGCCTTCCTTCTCGGCGAAGATCGAAGCGTCCGAAGACGGCCAGACATGGCGTACCGTCACTCGCGTGACGGTCGGCGCGGAACGCGGGATCGAGGCGCCGGGCACAGCCAACTTCCCGAGCCTATCCGCACGGTACTTCCGGGTCACGCCGTCGACCAAAGCCAAGCTGGCAGAGGCGCTATTTTATGGCACGCCGCGCATCGCCGACTGGGATGCAAAGGCCGAACACAATTTTCACGGCGCGATGGCGGCAAGCGCGAAGGAGCCCGTTGTACCGCCGGCAGACGCGATCGATCCGGCGCGCATCATCGACCTGACCGGCAAGGTTGCGGCGGACGGTACGCTCGACTGGCGCGCACCCGAGGGCCGTTGGACGATCCTGCGCCTCGGCCACACGCCGACCGGAAAGCTGAACGTCGCCGCGTCGGATTCCGGCCGCGGGCTGGAGGTGGACAAGTTCAGCGTCGCCGCGGTTGATCATCAATTCCAGAACAGCATCGCGCGCGTCATCGCCGCCGCCGCTCCACAGGCACGCAAGGCGTTCACGCGGGTCGAGATCGACAGTTACGAAGCCGGACTGCAAAATTGGAGCGAAGGCGTTCCCGCCGCCTTCGCCAAGCGCAACGGATATGCTTTGACGAAATTCGCACCGGCCCTTGCAGGCCGTGTGGTCGGCGACACGGATCGCTCCGATCGTTTCCTGTTCGATTTTCGCCGCACGCTCGCCGATCTGATGGCCGACAATTACTATGGCGAGATGGAGCGCAAGGTACGCGCAGCGGGGCTGGAGTTCACCGTCGAGGGCTATGGCCCCGGCCCGTTCGACGAATTGCAGGTCTCGGGCCGGGTACAATATCCAATGACCGAATTCTGGACGCGCACGCCGTGGACCGACAACCGGTCGGTCAAGATGGTGAGTTCCGCCGCGCACGTCTACGGGAAGGATCTGGTCGCGGCCGAGGCGTTCACCGGCGAGGCGCAGACCAGCCGCTGGTCGGATTATCCCTATGCGCTGAAGGCGCTGGGCGACCTGATGTTTTCGCAGGGCGTCAACCGCCTCTATTTCCACCGCTACGCGATGCAGCCCAACCCGAAGGCCGCGCCCGGCATGACGATGGGGCCCTGGGGCATCAATCTCGATGCCAGCAACACATGGTTCAAATCGGCCAGACCCTGGCTCGATACGCTGTCGCGCAGCCAGTATCTGCTTGGTCTCGGCCATCACGCCGCCGACGTGCTGTATTTCGTCGGCGAGGATAGCCCGAACCAGGCCGAATATCTCCGCCCCGACATCTCGCCCGACAGCAATCCGCGGATCGGGACGCATTTCACGCCAGCGATGCCGGCCGGCTACCAATATGATTTCGTCAACGCCGAGGTCCTGAATACCGTCGAGGTGAAGGACGGCCGGATCGTGCTGCCCAACGGCGCCAGCTACCGCCTGCTCGTGCTGCCGGATGGATTGAGCGGAATGACTCCGGAACTGGCCGCTCGATTGCGCGATCTGGTCGCGCGCGGGATGGTGATGCTCGGCGAGCGTCCGCAAAAGTCGTTGTCGCTTACCGGTGGGGCGAAGGGAGAAAGCGCTTACCGCGATAGCGTCGCGGCATTGTGGGGCGACGGAACCGCCACCCGCAGCGTCGGCCGCGGCAAGGTCTATCCGACCGGAACGATCGCGGGCGTGCTGGGCGATCTCGGCGCCGGGCCCGATGCCGATTGCCAGACCGCGACGCCGGACGGCCAGGTCGTCTGGCATCACCGCACGCTGCCCGACGGCGATATGTACTTCGTCGCCAATCGCCAGCGCCGCGCGGAATCGGTGACGTGCAGTTTCCGTGTCGCAGGTAAGGCGCCCGAATTGTGGAACCCGGAGAGCGGCACGGTCTCCAGCCCGGCGCTGTACGACACGCCGGCCGGACGCACGCGCGTCTCGTTCGCGCTCGACGCCTCGGGATCGACCTTCGTGATGCTGCGCAAGCCGGCCGGCCCCGCTGCCACCTGGGTCGCACGGAACGGCGTGAAGTTCGCCGACGTGCAAGCCGTAGCGGCACCAGCGCCAGCGGCGCCCTCCGATAGTTTCACGCTGTCGGTCTGGGCCAAACCCGATGTCGACCTGCGGCTGATGCCGTCCGAGAAGGTCGATGGCCGGATCAACGAAACGGGCAAGTTCTACCTCGTTCCGGCACGGTCCGGGTTGGACACGCACGGCGCCGACACGGCCGTTGCGGGCCTCGCCGTCGGGCGTAACGGAGCCTATGTCATCGAACGCACCTCACCGGACGTCGCGCCCGCCGTTCTGGTGTCGCACACGCCGATCGCCGGCTGGACGCACTTCGCGCTGGTCTACGATCGCGGGACGCCGAGGCTGTACATCAATGGCAAGCTTGATCGAACCGGCCTGAAAAGCGGCCGCAGCGTGTTTGCCGGCGGCAGCGACGCACCGCCCGCAACCGGGGTCACCTATTTCTTTGAAGGTGACAATGGTCCGTTGACGACCCTGCCCCGCATTTTGTCGACCGCCGAAATCGCCGCGCTCGCCGCCAAGGGCCCTCCCGCGCCGGAGATCGCAGTTCAGCCGGCCGTGGTCACCGGCAATGGCGACGCGATGAAGGCGCTCGCCTTCGAAAGCGGCCGCTATTCGCTGAGCACGGGTGCGACGTTCGCGGCGACCGTTCCCGCCCCGCTGACAATTGCCGGCGGGTGGTCCGTCGCGTTCGAGCCGGGCCGCGGCGCCCCGGCCAGCGCCACGCTGCCAGCGCTTGCCTCGCTCAGCCACAATGCGGATCCGGGCATCCGGTATTTCGCCGGTACCGCGACCTACACCCGCAAGATCGTCGTTCCGGCCAGCGCCTTCGCACCGGGACGCCGAACCTTCGTTGATCTCGGCCGGGTCGAGGTGATCGCGAAAGTCAGCATCAACGGCCGCGATCTCGGCACGGTGTGGAAGGCGCCGTTTCGTATCGACATCACCGATGCGATCCGGCCCGGCGCGAACCATATCGAGGTGGCGGTTACCAGTCTGTGGCCGAACCGGCTGATCGGCGACGCGCAACAGCCCGATCCATATCCGCGCGTCGATTCGGAATGGCCGGTCGGCGAACGCTTCGCACCCGATGGAAAGCGGCGCGAGATCATGGCGCGAAAGTTGGTCGAGTTGCCGGAATGGTATCGCTCCGGCAAACCCAAGCCGAAGGACGGACGGGTCGGCTTTTCGACCTGGACCTTCTTCCAGAAGGACGAGGCTTTGCTCGATTCCGGCCTGCTCGGCCCGGTGCGGCTGGTTTTTGCCGACGAAATACCCATCGCGAAGGGCGCAGATCGGCCGTGA
- a CDS encoding CaiB/BaiF CoA transferase family protein gives METDDLAERLDPSELPLAGLTILDLSQFLAGPSCALRLADLGARVIKVERRDGGDASRSLFLADMAFDGSSALFHAINRGKESYAADLKDPDDLAAVRQLVARADVLIHNFRPGIMDRLGLGWEAVRTLNPRLIYAGVSGYGTDGPWRDRPGQDLLVQALSGLAWLSGDADDAPVPAGFSVTDMMAGAQLCQGVLALLVRRGVSGQGGRVDVSLMETAIDLQFEHLSVHLNRDEKMPQRSRVANGNVYLAAPYGIYATASGHLALAMAPIDRLGVLLGLPELGAFPADRWFAERDAIKAILRDHLHTRPAQDWLDILEPAGIWCAPVLDWPALMSEPAFTALNATQRIQAQDGAMMATTRCPIRIDGEILHSARAAPRLGADRAAIDRELAA, from the coding sequence GTGGAGACGGATGACTTGGCCGAGCGGCTCGACCCTTCGGAGCTGCCTTTGGCCGGCCTGACAATATTGGATCTGAGCCAGTTTCTCGCGGGGCCATCCTGCGCGCTGCGGCTGGCCGATCTCGGCGCGCGGGTCATCAAGGTCGAGCGGCGCGATGGCGGCGATGCCAGCCGGTCCCTGTTTCTCGCAGACATGGCGTTCGACGGGTCCAGCGCGCTGTTCCATGCGATAAATCGCGGCAAGGAAAGTTACGCCGCGGACCTCAAGGATCCGGACGATCTCGCCGCCGTCCGCCAACTCGTCGCGCGCGCCGACGTGCTGATCCACAATTTCCGACCCGGCATCATGGACCGGCTTGGGCTGGGTTGGGAGGCGGTCCGCACGCTCAACCCCCGCCTGATCTACGCAGGCGTCAGTGGATATGGCACGGACGGCCCGTGGCGCGATCGTCCCGGGCAGGATCTGCTGGTGCAGGCGCTTTCCGGGCTCGCCTGGCTTTCGGGCGATGCCGATGATGCGCCGGTTCCCGCAGGCTTTTCGGTGACCGACATGATGGCTGGCGCACAATTATGCCAGGGCGTCCTCGCCCTGCTGGTCCGGCGCGGGGTCAGCGGACAGGGCGGGCGGGTCGATGTCAGCCTGATGGAAACCGCGATCGACCTGCAGTTCGAGCATCTGTCCGTGCACCTCAATCGCGACGAAAAGATGCCGCAGCGCAGCCGGGTCGCCAACGGTAACGTTTATCTCGCCGCGCCCTACGGTATCTATGCGACGGCTTCGGGTCATCTCGCGCTGGCGATGGCGCCAATCGATCGCTTGGGTGTGCTGCTCGGGTTGCCCGAACTCGGCGCGTTCCCGGCCGACCGCTGGTTTGCCGAGCGTGACGCGATCAAGGCGATACTGCGCGATCATCTGCATACGCGACCGGCACAGGACTGGCTCGATATTCTCGAGCCGGCCGGCATCTGGTGCGCGCCCGTGCTCGACTGGCCGGCGCTGATGTCGGAACCCGCCTTTACCGCGTTGAATGCCACGCAGCGGATCCAGGCGCAGGATGGCGCCATGATGGCCACCACCCGCTGCCCGATCCGGATCGATGGCGAAATCCTTCACTCCGCGCGCGCGGCACCCCGACTGGGTGCCGATCGGGCTGCAATCGACCGGGAACTGGCCGCATGA
- a CDS encoding MaoC family dehydratase, translating into MIVAQYFEDYVVGSERTSFGRTITETDFVVHAGHTGDFFPHHMDAEWCRTQDIGQRIAHGTMVFAIGIGLTATTINPHAMSYGYDRLRFIRPVHIGDTITTVTRISDMRDHAKRAGQGVVTEQVDIRNQRGETVLACEHLYLVTRRPTD; encoded by the coding sequence ATGATCGTCGCACAATATTTCGAGGATTATGTCGTCGGATCGGAGCGGACGAGCTTCGGCCGGACCATCACCGAAACCGATTTCGTGGTCCATGCCGGCCATACCGGCGATTTCTTCCCGCATCACATGGATGCCGAATGGTGCAGGACGCAGGATATCGGGCAACGTATCGCGCACGGCACGATGGTGTTCGCGATCGGCATCGGGCTGACCGCGACGACGATCAATCCGCATGCGATGTCGTACGGCTATGATCGGCTGCGCTTCATTCGCCCGGTGCATATCGGCGACACGATCACGACCGTGACGCGCATTTCAGACATGCGCGATCATGCCAAGCGCGCCGGGCAGGGCGTCGTCACCGAACAGGTGGATATCCGCAACCAGCGCGGCGAAACCGTGCTGGCGTGCGAGCATCTGTATCTCGTCACGCGCCGCCCGACCGACTGA